The DNA region GCTCAGCGCCCTGTCCGCCAACGCCCCCGGCTGGCCGCAGGGATTGGCCGACGCCACCTTTGCCGAATTTTCCGAAAACGAGCTCTGTAGGCAATGCATTTCACCTGAGTGCATGGACGTCTGCCCGGAAAACGCCATTTACGTGGACGCGAAAACCGGGGCCAGAGTCGTTGACGAGACAAAGTGCGTAGGCTGCGGCACCTGCGAGGAAGCCTGTCAATTCGGCATGATAAAGGTGAATCCGCATACGGACATCGCCCGCAAGTGCGACCTTTGCGGCGGCGACCCGCAATGTGTCGCATGGTGCCCGACCAAGGCCATCACCTTCCACGAGCTCTAATCGCCCACTCCAGGAGAGACTGTAATGACCAAAGAAGTATACGGAAATATGGGTGTGATCCTGCGCGTGGATCTGACCACCGGAACGATTATCCGCGAAGACGCCTCAAGCTACAACAAGGAATGGCTCGGCGGACGCTGCCTGGCCCACTACCTCCTTTTCACCGAAGTCGACGTGGCCAAGACTGATCCGCTGTCGCCCGACAACAAGGTGTACATCGGCACGGGCGCTCTGGGCGCCACCACATTCCCCAGCTCGGGCCGGACTCACGCCACCTACCTTTCCCCGATGAACTACTCGGGCTGGGGCGACTCCAACTGCGGCGGACACTTCGGCCCGGCCCTGAAGCGATGCGGCTACGACATGCTGGTCATCAGCGGCAAAGCCGACAAACCTTGCTATCTCTACATCGAGGACGACGATATCCGCATCGAATCGGCTGACGGAATCTGGGGCAAGGGAACCATCGACACCCAGGCCGAGTTGATCCACAAGCATGGCGAGCCCGCCAAGCTGCTGTGCATCGGGCAGGCAGGCGAAAATCTGATCCGCTACGCCAACGTGCGCACCGAGACCACCAACTCCATGGGCCGCTGCGGCATGGGCGCGGTCTTCGGCTCCAAGAACCTCAAGGCCGTCGTCGCCAAGGGCTCCAAGCCCGTCAAGCTGTTCAAGCCCAAGGAATTCTTTGAAGTCACCAAGCAGTTGCGCGACGAGCTGATGGACCCCAAATTCGGCAAGGTCCACGGCGTGACCTACGAGCTCATGTCCAAGTGGGGCACCCCCGGCATCACCAACCTGATCGGCACGACCGGCATGGTGCCCATCCGCAACTGGCAGCGGTGCGGCATCGATCCCAAGTTCGACCGGCTGGTGCGCCTGTGGAACCAGGACCACGGCACCAGGCGCGAAGCCTGCTTCGCCTGTCCGGTCCACTGTCATGCCGCCTATGCGGTCAAGGGCGGCAAATACCCCACCCGCGGCGGCGGCCCGGAGTATGAAACCACGACCGCGTTGGGCCACAAGTGCGACATTACCGATGACAAGGCCGTCCTGAAGCTCAATGCCATGTGCAACGACTACGGACTGGACACGGTGGAAACCGGCGCCATGTTCTCCACCTTGATGGAGCTGATGGAGCGGCAGATAATCGACAAGGAGTTCGTGGACGGCATCGACATCCAGTTCGGCAACGGCGACGCCTGCGTCGAGCTGATGCCCAAGATCGTATTCCGCGAAGGGTGCGGCGACAAGATGGCCGACGGCCCCTGGCGCGTCGCCAAGGCGTTGGGTGAATCGGCGTTGCAGTCCGTATACCACCAGAAAGGCATGTGCGCGACGGGCGTCGAGACCCGGTCCACCATCGGCTCCATGCTCCAGTTCGCGGTTTCGCCGCGCGGCTCCCATCACCTCAACGGCCTGCCCACGGCGGAATGGGTCAACATCCCGCCTGTCGCCGTAAAAGTGGCCGGCTACAAGGAGGCGGGCGACGTTCGCTCATACCACCCGCAGGCCAAGGCCCGCCTGGTGCAATACTACGAAAACATGTTCTTCCTGTCCGACAGCCTCGGCATATGCAAATTCAACTTCGGCCATCTCGGCTACTGGCACGACCGTGCCGAAGACCTCGACCACATGTACGATCTGATCTGCAAATCCATCTACTACGCCTCCGGCCTCAAATATACCGTGGACGATCTGTTCACCATATTCGAGCGGTCCAACCAGATCGAGAGAGCGACCATCGTCATGCGCGGCATCCGCCGCAAGGACGACCAGCCCAACTGGAAGTGCCTCAATGAGCCCTGTCCCGGCGATCACCCGGTCGGCCCCATCCCGCTGCCTCCTATCGACGGCGAGAAATACAACAAGATTCTGGACGCCTACTACAAGCAGCGCGGTTGGAATGACGAGGGCATCCCCGAGCCGCAACATCTGAAAAAGCTCGGCCTCGGCTTCGTGGCGACGAAGATGCAAAAGGCATTGTAATCCACACTCGCACAAAAACAAACGTGGGTGGAGCAGGCAAATCCCTGCTCCACCCACTCCTTTATCCCCAAGAAAGGCCCAATCGAAACATCGACAAGAGCGGCCGTCCCATTTCCCTTTCGCTTGCTTGCGGGAAGGAGAGCTGACAAACCCAACGGCAGGGTTCCCCCCTCAGCACGCAAAATAACACGCGCAACTTGAACCCACTTCTAAAAGCACCGTTAGATTAAACAATAGCCTTTCGAACTGAATCAAATGCCTTCGTAGATCACAAAGAGTCTTAAAACGGAACAAGGACATCAAATTTCATTGATGTCCTTGTTCTTTACTGGCTGAGCCGACGAACCCCTGACGACCAGTATCATGTAAGCTATAAATGATATTTCGACAAAACTTAAGAGTACAATGCACACATTTTTCCCAATTCAGATTTAAATTGATCCTTAAGCACCTTGGGCCCCATTACTTTCGCGTGTGCTCCAAAGCTCAAAAGCCAAGACACAACTTCCGGCATGCTTTGGGCGGTGAACTCAAGGACTAAGTTCCCATTCTTGAATTCATGAATAGACTGGCCATCACTCCACTGGCGCTCTTTGATGTAGCTTGCTGTCTCCTTATCAAACTTCACTTTGACTTTCAGTTCATCCAATTTCATAAAACCAAAAAGCTCCGCCGTTTGCCCTGAATCCATTTCAATATCAAAGACTCTTCTCTGCCTAATGACTTTTTTCAGACGATGAACGGCAAGCTTGATTGAATGCCTGGGGGTTGGCTCACCTTTATCCTCTACCCGCCAACCTGCAACATAGAGAGCCTCGTGATACGAGATGATTTTCATTGGAGCGAATGCATAGGACTTCGGTTTTGGATTGCTCGGAGAATGATATGTAACTTCACAAACAGTTCTATCCTGAATTGCTTGAATAAGTGATGCGATATGTTCCTGGTGAGGACTATAATCAATCCGCCCCTTGATCTGGGCATCCACAACTGAGGCAAACGCCCTCTCCCGACCATTCATGTCTGGCAGCAAAACCGCCGTCTTGGCTATTGTATGTCGAACTTGATCCCGTACTCCTTCAGGCAAAAGGTGGAGGACCATGCCTCTGCATAGTTCCAATTGCTGAATCTCTTCCGGGCAGAGACCAACCTTCGGCGAGGCTTTCGGGGATGCCATCCTGTAGTATTTTTCTCCTCCTACCAAACGGCTCTCAACATCCCCGCCCAAACTACGGCTAATCTGCTCAATCATCCTGATGACAGTTTGCTTGGAGCAATGCATTTCCCTTGAGAGCTGCCCCAAAGAGTACTCCCTGCCCGTGAACATCAGAAAGCTATAGAGGCTAATCACCTTTTGAGACGGAGAACTGAATGGATCCTTTTTGGGGGGCATTTTTTCTAGACCTTCTTTATCGACTTGATTTTATGCAATCATTTTTTCTTTATCCCATTCCGCAATCTGGAATGCCCGTCAACTATTATGGCCCCACAGACATGAAAAGAATCAAGACGACACTTGTTTTGTGGTCAGGTAACTATATCTTTCATTCCCTTCTAGAATACGGAGATGACATGACAGCACAATTCCCTATTATTATTGACTATGATGGCGAGGACTACTCCCTCGGAGAGCTTTCGAATGGGGCAATCTTTTCTCCAACAGATTGGGGAGTAGAAACTCAGAGTGACTGTAGTGCTCTTTGGCATGGTTACAATTATGGGTGCAGCATCATCGATGACTCCCTTTACCTCACATTTATTTTTATGGACTCCAAAGATGGATTGTATCCAAAGATAGGCGGAATCACCCCAGAGGGGGGGACCTATAGGGGATTAAAGATTAGGGTTCCATACACTGGGCAGATCCGCCTGCTCAAAGACTTTGATCGCCAATATTACGTTCATCAGGGTTTTCAGTCAGCAGCTGCGCACCACACTGTTCTGGATCTCACACTAAACAATGGTTTGGTGACAGAGATTGTTGATAGATCGGATGATGCTCTTAGGCACAGAAAACTCTTCAACAAGAGTTTTGGCAATTCAAACACTGATGCTTTGGGCTACCAAAGAATCTGGCGTATGCTTTGTATGGACTCCCTCCAAAGCAAGTCGGACTTAAATCAAGATAAAAGTGCCTCGGATGAAATAAAAGATGCGCGCATACCCCGAGAGCAGATCATCAGTTGGTTTTTGAACATGTGGAATGACAGCTTCCCCGAAGAGATGGAGCAGGTTGGACATGAGGAGTGTTCAAAGCAGGCATATGTCCTTGCCGGAATCGTTCGTAGCCAGATGAGTCATTTAATCAAGTATTACGATTACAATGAAATAGAGGCTTGGGAAAAGGCTCGAAAAGACTACCTGATTGCTCCTGCCGGTCCAGAGTGTGAAGAATATATCCAAGAAGAGGAGATAGAGGATGTCGAATTTGATTTTATCGAAGACCTAATAGGCTCTGAATAAAAATAATTCATATTAGGACACCTCTGCATGTGCAGTAAAAATGAATATACATCAGATCTGCACAAAATTGATGTAGCCGAAGCACGTACCCTGAAGAAATTAAACGATTTCCTCATAAGTCTTCGGACTAGAATCAACTCTGGCGAAAGTCTTATGGGACTTGGTGCAGCAATAGTGGCAATTGAGGTACTTCTTGAAGAGGGGGAAGATTCCTGACGACAACTGGCCGACAGGGACAACCAATGTTTCAATCGATTTTGAGCAAGGAGATCGAAATTTCCGCGAGGGGCACAATTACACCCTAGAAAGCACATCCGAAGGAATCTGCCTGGATCACCTCTATCGCTCCTACACATCTGAATACGAATCAGATCACCACTCAACTACCATTGCAGAGCTCTCCCCAGCCTGTGGATTCGACGACGATGCCGTATATGAATGGCTCAGAAAAGCGAAAGATATTCTCCAGTTTGAGGACGCCAGATTGAGCGCGAGTATAGATGTTTGGTGAGTTGGTGAAAGTCCATCATTAATGCAACAGCAAGGAGGTAGAGATGACCAATCTGCAAATCGTCCATTCAATACTGACCATGTGGCAAAGGGCCTACCCAAGTGAAATGAAAAGCCTAGGGAAAAAGAGATGCTTAGAACAGGCACATGCTTTGGCAAACATGACTCGCAGGGAAATGGACACATTGAAAAAGGGTGGCATTGACGAAGATACTGCTTGGACAGAGGCTCGATACATCTGCATGGTCCCGCCAGCCAATCCAGACGACTATTAAATGTTAGCCCCCGACGAAAAAGCTGTAATAATATCGACCAAAGCAAAGATATTTTTTCTGACCGTTGTGCGATAGCCAAACTGAAAAAGGACACCAACTTTCGTTGATGTCCTTGTTCTTATCTGGCGGAGCCGAAGGGACTCGAACCCTCGGCCTCCGGCGTGACAGGCCGGCGTTATAACCAACTTAACTACGGCTCCGCTCTATATATAAAGGGTGTTAAGCTCCCCTTTATGTCAAATATGGTGGGCGCGACAGGGCTCGAACCTGTGACCCTCGGCTTGTAAGGCCGATGCTCTCCCAGCTGAGCTACGCGCCCGCAGGAAGAGAGTGTTTATCTTGGCATGGACCGCTTGTCAACCACTTTCAGCAGTGGCGGCGCGCTGTTGTCCAAGCACTCATCCGCGTTCAGCGAAGGGGATACTGCCCATACGCCCGCTTTTTGTCAACGCTTTTTCACAAAAAATTTACATCAAATAACACATTGATTTTAAACAACTATTTTGCCGACCACAAAAGACGTGCGCCTTTTCTGGCCAGCCAGCCGATCGGAAGCCCCCGGTAATAAAAGCCCACGCTCCCCTTGCCCGCCTTGAACGCTACGCTCTGCCCGGTGAGGAGGCGTTCCAGGACGTCTATATCCTCTACGTCCAGGACGTCGCAGGCGGCCTTGGCCGGGTTCTCCGCGAGAAGCACCCGGGCCAGCGGGCCGGGAGTGAACTTGGCCCGATCGCCCTTTCCCGCCACCTTGCCGAGGGGGAACCCTTGCCAGCGAAGGGAGCCGGGAACCAGGTCCAAGGCCCTTTCATGAAGGAAGAACGCCTTCCCGCCGAAATCATAAACCTCGCCCGGGGGGAGCCGATCCATATCGAGGCCGTCACCGCCAATCATCCTGTCGAGCCGCAGACGGGTGCCCGGCAAGTCCTGTTTTTGCGCACGGGCTTCGTCGATTGCGCTCGCCCCGCCGTTCTTCACGAATCTCGCCAAAAAGAACCCCTGCCCTTCCGAATCCTCGGCCACGCGCAGGACACCGTCCATAGCGGGCATGTGCGCGGGCTCGAAAACGAAGCCCTCGGGCTCGGAAAGCGGCTCAAGGGCGAGGTCGAGGGTCTCCAGCGCCCAGGCGACCTGCTCCTCGTTCTCTTCAATATTGGTGGTGCAGGTGGAATACAGAACCGTTCCGCCGGGCCTGAGCATTGCGGCCGCCTTCTCCAGGAGCGTCTTTTGCAAGGCGATCAGCGGGGCCGTCTTGGAGCCGGACCATACTTCCATGACCTTCGGGTTCTTCTCCACGGTCCCCCAGCCGCTGCACGGCGGGTCCAGCTGGATGTGATCCCAGGTTCCGTCCTCGAACGGCAGGTCCTGAGCCATGAGCTTGGCCGTGGCCGTGTTGACGGAACCCGTGCGGCGCAGGTTGGCGCGCAGGGTGCCCAGCCGGTCGGCCGAGGGCTCCGAGGCGAACACGAATCCCTGCGGCCCCACCAGACGGGAGAGCAGACTCGTCTTGCTCCCCGGGGCCGAGCACATGTCCAGGACATCGGCTCCGGACGGCGGATCAAGGGCAAGGGGCGGCAGCATGGAGGAGCGGTCCTGAATGTAAATCAGGCCAAACCGGGCCGCCAGGCTTTCACCTAAAGGAAAAGGCTCGTGAACAAGCCTGCGGGCAAGAGGATAGAACGGCTCGGGACCGAAATCGAATCCCTGTGCGCGAAGCAGCCCCTCCACCACGGGGGCGGCCGGTTCGTCGCAGACCAACCTGAACGTGCGTCCGAATCGTGTCATCAATTCTCCCTGAAATCGGGCCGGGCTCCGGGCCGTCACCATGCCGTCCGGATCGACCGCAAGAGCACCAATAGCGGCTATTGCCCGACCTATCAACACTCTTGGCCCTTTGCATCCGGGCGGGAAACTGATACAAGAGGCTCCCGTGCGCATCAGCACGTCCCAACTTTCACAACAGCAAGGTACCACCTACCTTCCGGAGGAATACATGGCAAGAAGACCCGTCATCACCGTCTTGACCGCCTTTGTGGCGACCCTGCTCCTGGCCCTTCCGGCCATGGCCCAGGGGGCCAAGACCTACGCGGTCCTTCCGTTCACATACAACGGACCCCAGAAATACGAGTATCTTTCCAAGGCCATCCAGGCCAGCCTTTCGAGCGACCTGGAATGGATGGGACACGTCGAACCCACCACCCGGAGCCTGCATGACGTGACCGCCCCCCAGGATAAGGGCGCGGCCCTCAACACCCTGCGCAGCCTCAACGTCGATTACCTCACCTACGGCGAGATAGCGATCCTCGACACCAAGGCGCACATGCGCATCGACACCGTCTCGGCCGACGGCAAATCCTGGCAGAAAAAAGGCGAGGTCAAAATTGACGAAATGACCGCCTGGCTGGATTCCCAGGCCAAGACACTCCAGGGCGACGTGTTCAACCGCCCGGGTTATGGCTCCGCCGAGGAAAAGAAGGCGTCCAAGAACACCGTTCAGGCCACGGCTCCCACCGCCAGCCCGTTCATCACCGGCGACGGCCAGCCGTTCACAACCGAGACCCTGAATCCCCAGTTCCGTTACGAGGGCGGCACCGAGACCACCGGCCGCTGGAGAAGCCAGACCCTGCCCTTCAGTTCCTATGGCATGTATATCGCCGACGGCGACGCCGACGGCCAGAACGAAGTCTTCATCATGCAGGGATCGGCCATTTCGGCTTACCGCTTCAAGGATGGCAAACTCCAGCACCTCAACACGTTCGAACTGCCCGCCAACGTCGTGAGCGTCCGGCTCGAAATCGCCGACCTCAACCGCGACGGGATGCCCGAATTCGTTGTCGGCGCATACCAGTTCGAGAGCCAGGGCGCGGTCCGCTCCCCCCGAGGCACTCCCAGATCGAGCATCCTCACCTTCAAGGGCGGCAAGTTCAGCTACCTGGTAAAGAAAGTGAACCGGTTCCTCGGCGTGTTGCGCCTCCCGCCGACCTACATGCCCGTGCTCGCGGCCCAGAAGAAAGGCCAGCGGCACCTTTTCGACAAGCATGTCTACGAAGCCTTCATCAAGGGCGACGATATCGAGATCGGCCAGACCATTCCCGTGCCGCCCTTCGGCAACGTCTACAACCTGACCTACCTGCCCGACGGACTGGGCTACAAATGCGTGGTCATCAACAACAGCAACAAGCTCGTGGTCTACAGCCAGACCTTCGAACGGCTCTATGAAAGCGACGCCAGCTACAACAGCTCCGGCGTGGTCATCGAAACGGCCGACAAGATGGTCGGCATGGGCGGAGGCGTCACCGAAGAGCACGGCATCACCTACAACATCCCCATCAGGGGAATCGCCGCCCCCCTGACCTCCAACAAACGTTACGAGTTGCTGCTCAACATGGATTTGTCCGCCACGGCGCAGGTCTTCACAAACTACAAGTACTA from Desulfovibrio sp. Fe33 includes:
- a CDS encoding 4Fe-4S dicluster domain-containing protein, encoding MTKTNKTATSESAVLSRRGFLKTALPAAGGLATGVAFLHSTGSVVFAERAQGCEIAKPKYELRFDPKICAGCAYCEVACAQAHGGHADPLASRNTFTLKPVLDFTGLSALSANAPGWPQGLADATFAEFSENELCRQCISPECMDVCPENAIYVDAKTGARVVDETKCVGCGTCEEACQFGMIKVNPHTDIARKCDLCGGDPQCVAWCPTKAITFHEL
- a CDS encoding aldehyde ferredoxin oxidoreductase family protein — protein: MTKEVYGNMGVILRVDLTTGTIIREDASSYNKEWLGGRCLAHYLLFTEVDVAKTDPLSPDNKVYIGTGALGATTFPSSGRTHATYLSPMNYSGWGDSNCGGHFGPALKRCGYDMLVISGKADKPCYLYIEDDDIRIESADGIWGKGTIDTQAELIHKHGEPAKLLCIGQAGENLIRYANVRTETTNSMGRCGMGAVFGSKNLKAVVAKGSKPVKLFKPKEFFEVTKQLRDELMDPKFGKVHGVTYELMSKWGTPGITNLIGTTGMVPIRNWQRCGIDPKFDRLVRLWNQDHGTRREACFACPVHCHAAYAVKGGKYPTRGGGPEYETTTALGHKCDITDDKAVLKLNAMCNDYGLDTVETGAMFSTLMELMERQIIDKEFVDGIDIQFGNGDACVELMPKIVFREGCGDKMADGPWRVAKALGESALQSVYHQKGMCATGVETRSTIGSMLQFAVSPRGSHHLNGLPTAEWVNIPPVAVKVAGYKEAGDVRSYHPQAKARLVQYYENMFFLSDSLGICKFNFGHLGYWHDRAEDLDHMYDLICKSIYYASGLKYTVDDLFTIFERSNQIERATIVMRGIRRKDDQPNWKCLNEPCPGDHPVGPIPLPPIDGEKYNKILDAYYKQRGWNDEGIPEPQHLKKLGLGFVATKMQKAL
- a CDS encoding helix-turn-helix transcriptional regulator; translation: MIEQISRSLGGDVESRLVGGEKYYRMASPKASPKVGLCPEEIQQLELCRGMVLHLLPEGVRDQVRHTIAKTAVLLPDMNGRERAFASVVDAQIKGRIDYSPHQEHIASLIQAIQDRTVCEVTYHSPSNPKPKSYAFAPMKIISYHEALYVAGWRVEDKGEPTPRHSIKLAVHRLKKVIRQRRVFDIEMDSGQTAELFGFMKLDELKVKVKFDKETASYIKERQWSDGQSIHEFKNGNLVLEFTAQSMPEVVSWLLSFGAHAKVMGPKVLKDQFKSELGKMCALYS
- a CDS encoding RsmB/NOP family class I SAM-dependent RNA methyltransferase, with translation MTRFGRTFRLVCDEPAAPVVEGLLRAQGFDFGPEPFYPLARRLVHEPFPLGESLAARFGLIYIQDRSSMLPPLALDPPSGADVLDMCSAPGSKTSLLSRLVGPQGFVFASEPSADRLGTLRANLRRTGSVNTATAKLMAQDLPFEDGTWDHIQLDPPCSGWGTVEKNPKVMEVWSGSKTAPLIALQKTLLEKAAAMLRPGGTVLYSTCTTNIEENEEQVAWALETLDLALEPLSEPEGFVFEPAHMPAMDGVLRVAEDSEGQGFFLARFVKNGGASAIDEARAQKQDLPGTRLRLDRMIGGDGLDMDRLPPGEVYDFGGKAFFLHERALDLVPGSLRWQGFPLGKVAGKGDRAKFTPGPLARVLLAENPAKAACDVLDVEDIDVLERLLTGQSVAFKAGKGSVGFYYRGLPIGWLARKGARLLWSAK
- a CDS encoding FG-GAP repeat domain-containing protein; protein product: MARRPVITVLTAFVATLLLALPAMAQGAKTYAVLPFTYNGPQKYEYLSKAIQASLSSDLEWMGHVEPTTRSLHDVTAPQDKGAALNTLRSLNVDYLTYGEIAILDTKAHMRIDTVSADGKSWQKKGEVKIDEMTAWLDSQAKTLQGDVFNRPGYGSAEEKKASKNTVQATAPTASPFITGDGQPFTTETLNPQFRYEGGTETTGRWRSQTLPFSSYGMYIADGDADGQNEVFIMQGSAISAYRFKDGKLQHLNTFELPANVVSVRLEIADLNRDGMPEFVVGAYQFESQGAVRSPRGTPRSSILTFKGGKFSYLVKKVNRFLGVLRLPPTYMPVLAAQKKGQRHLFDKHVYEAFIKGDDIEIGQTIPVPPFGNVYNLTYLPDGLGYKCVVINNSNKLVVYSQTFERLYESDASYNSSGVVIETADKMVGMGGGVTEEHGITYNIPIRGIAAPLTSNKRYELLLNMDLSATAQVFTNYKYYTQGEIHSLVYDQVGLNLAWKTRRIKGQVCDVALADLNNDGNKQLCVLINTFAGYGYGNRKTMVLAYDLNLQ